The proteins below come from a single Sorghum bicolor cultivar BTx623 chromosome 4, Sorghum_bicolor_NCBIv3, whole genome shotgun sequence genomic window:
- the LOC8084665 gene encoding ribonucleoside-diphosphate reductase large subunit, which produces MYVVKRDGRQESVHFDKITARLTRLSYGLSAEHCDPVLVAQKVCAGVYKGITTGEIGELAAETAAAMTTSHPDYASLAARIAVSNLHKNTMTSFSATVKALYTHYDERSGLMAPLIADDVFTIIMKNTARLECEINYDRDFDYDYFGFKTLQRSYLLKIGGKVAERPQHMLMRVSVGIHKDDIESAIKTYHMMSQRWFTHASPTLFNAGTPRPQLSSCFLICMKDDSIEGIYDTLSECAAISKSAGGIGVSIHNIRATGSYIRGTNGTSNGIVPMLRVFNDTARYVDQGGGKRKGAFAVYLEPWHPDIFEFLDLKKNHGKEENRARDLFYALWVPDLFMERVQHNEQWSLFCPSEAPGLADCWGDEFQNLYQKYEREGKAKKVVAAQALWFDILKAQIETGTPYMLYKDACNRKSNQQNLGTIKSSNLCTEIIEYTSPSETAVCNLASIALPRFVREKGVPIESHPAKLVGSSGSKNRYFDFDKLAEITSIVTCNLNKIIDISYYPIENARRSNMRHRPIGIGVQGLADTFILLGMPFDSPEAQQLNKDIFETIYYHSLKASAELAAKEGPYETYAGSPVSKGILQPDMWNVVPSSRWNWSAIREMISQVGLRNSLLVAPMPTASTSQILGNNECFEPYTSNIYSRRVLSGEFVVVNKHLLHDLSEMGVWSPVLKNKIIYEDGSVQKITEVPDDLKAIYKTVWEIKQKTIVDMAIDRGCYIDQSQSLNIHMEQPNSGKLTSLHFHGWSKGLKTGMYYLRTRAAADAIKFTVDTTLLKDKQPTSEEEDAQVKMAQVACSLNNREECLACGS; this is translated from the exons ATGTACGTGGTGAAGCGCGACGGCCGGCAGGAGTCGGTCCACTTCGACAAGATCACCGCGCGGCTCACGAGGCTTAGCTACGGCCTCAGCGCGGAGCACTGCGACCCCGTCCTTGTCGCCCAGAAGGTCTGCGCCGGCGTCTACAAGGGCATCACCACCGGCGAGATTGGTGAGCTCGccgccgagaccgccgccgccatgACCACCTCGCATCCCGACTACGCATCG CTGGCGGCGAGGATCGCGGTCTCCAATCTGCACAAGAACACCATGACGTCCTTTTCAGCGAC GGTAAAGGCTCTCTATACGCATTATGACGAGAGGTCTGGTTTGATGGCTCCCCTGATTGCTGATGATGTCTTCACGATCATTATGAAG AATACTGCTCGCTTGGAGTGTGAGATAAATTATGACCGAGATTTCGACTATGATTATTTTGGTTTTAAGACTCTTCAGAGGTCCTATCTGTTGAAAATTGGTGGAAAGGTCGCGGAAAGGCCGCAACATATGTTGATGAGAGTTTCTGTCGGCATACATAAGGATGATATTGAATCTGCTATCAAAACATACCACATGATGTCTCAACGCTGGTTTACTCATGCTTCCCCAACCCTGTTCAACGCTGGCACTCCAAGGCCGCAA TTAAGTAGCTGCTTCCTTATCTGCATGAAAGATGATAGTATTGAAGGAATTTATGATACTCTCTCAGAATGTGCTGCCATAAGCAAATCTGCTGGAggaattggtgtctcaattcaCAATATTCGAGCTACTGGGAGTTATATTCGAGGAACAAATGGAACTTCTAATGGAATTGTTCCTATGCTACGTGTTTTCAATGATACTGCCCGTTATGTTGATCAAGGCGGAGGCAAGAGAAAAG GTGCATTTGCTGTTTATTTGGAGCCTTGGCATCCTGATATCTTTGAGTTCCTTGATCTAAAAAAGAACCATGGAAAG GAGGAGAATCGTGCAAGGGATCTTTTCTATGCTTTGTGGGTTCCTGATCTATTTATGGAAAGGGTACAACATAATGAACAGTGGTCACTATTTTGCCCCAGTGAAGCTCCTGGTCTGGCTGATTGCTGGGGTGATGAGTTTCAGAATCTGTACCAGAAATATGAAAGAGAA GGCAAGGCAAAGAAAGTGGTTGCAGCGCAGGCCCTCTGGTTCGATATTTTAAAGGCACAGATAGAAACTGGAACTCCCTATATGCTTTACAAg GATGCTTGCAACAGAAAAAGTAACCAACAAAATCTTGGCACAATTAAGTCCTCCAACTTGTGTACTGAGATAATTGAGTATACAAGTCCTTCTGAAACTGCTGTGTGCAATCTTGCGTCAATTGCTTTACCACGTTTTGTGAGGGAAAAG GGTGTTCCTATAGAATCTCATCCAGCTAAGCTTGTTGGTAGCAGCGGATCGAAAAATAGATACTTTGACTTTGATAAATTAGCTGAG ATTACTTCAATTGTTACATGTAATCTCAACAAAATCATTGATATTAGCTATTATCCCATTGAGAATGCAAGGAGGTCAAATATGAGGCATAGACCAATTGGGATAGGCGTTCAAGGCTTGGCAGATACTTTTATTCTACTTGGAATGCCATTTGATTCACCAGAG GCCCAGCAGTTAAATAAAGATATTTTTGAAACTATTTATTATCACTCGTTGAAAGCTTCTGCTGAACTTGCTGCAAAAGAAGGCCCTTATGAAACATATGCTGGGAGCCCTGTCAGCAAG GGCATTCTTCAACCTGATATGTGGAATGTAGTGCCATCTAGTAGGTGGAACTGGTCAGCAATAAGGGAAATGATTTCTCAGGTGGGATTGAGGAACTCTCTTCTTGTTGCTCCTATGCCAACTGCTTCCACTAGTCAAATTCTTGGCAACAATGAGTGCTTTGAACCATACACCTCAAATATATACAGTCGACGAGTTTTGAG CGGTGAATTTGTTGTAGTAAATAAGCATCTTCTCCATGATTTGAGTGAGATGGGTGTCTGGTCTCCTGTTCTAAAGAACAAGATTATCTATGAGGATGGTTCTGTCCAAAAAATTACCGAAGTTCCAGATGATCTAAAAGCAATTTACAA GACTGTTTGGGAGATCAAGCAGAAAACTATTGTTGACATGGCCATTGACCGTGGTTGCTATATCGATCAGAGCCAGAGCCTTAATATCCACATGGAACAACCAAACTCTGGGAAGCTAACTTCATTGCACTTCCATGGTTGGTCAAAG GGCCTCAAAACAGGGATGTATTACTTAAGAACTCGAGCTGCTGCTGATGCAATCAAGTTTACAGTTGATACTACTCTTCTCAAG GATAAGCAGCCGACTTCAGAAGAAGAGGATGCCCAGGTTAAAATGGCACAAGTGGCCTGTTCCTTGAACAACCGGGAGGAGTGCTTAGCATGTGGAAGTTAG
- the LOC8056407 gene encoding ATP-dependent Clp protease proteolytic subunit 6, chloroplastic, with translation MTATEAALRLGLSATAGQSQARRRHQRLLLPPLSSSLTTSPPSSAHRPATLRFKSVSHGVSSQHAERIHCRSSLRQNTIVASENENPPLMPAIMTPGGALDLATVLLGNRVIFIGQYINSQVAQRVISQLVTLAAVDEEADILIYLNCPGGSLYSILAIYDCMSWIKPKVGTVCFGVVASQAAIILAGGEKGMRYAMPNARVMIHQPQGGSEGNVEEVRRQVGETVYARDKVDKMFAAFTGQPLDMVQQWTERDRFMSSSEAMDFGLVDALLETRY, from the exons ATGACGGCGACGGAGGCGGCGCTCAGGCTCGGGCTCTCAGCGACGGCGGGGCAGTcccaggctcggcggcggcATCAGCGGCTCCTCCTCCCGCCTCTCTCCAGTAGCCTCACGACCTCGCCTCCGTCCTCCGCACACCGGCCGGCGACCCTGC GATTCAAATCTGTATCACATGGTGTTTCTTCACAGCATGCTGAGAGGATACACTGCCGTTCTTCTCTCAG GCAAAACACAATAGTTGCATCTGAGAACGAAAATCCACCTTTAATGCCGGCAATCATGACTCCTGGTGGTGCTCTTGATCTCGCAACTGTACTACTGGGAAATCGTGTAATCTTTATTGGTCAATATATTAACTCCCAGGTGGCACAACGTGTGATATCACAGCTTGTCACACTTGCTGCCGTCGATGAAGAGGCTGATATTCTG ATCTATCTTAATTGCCCTGGTGGAAGTCTCTATTCGATCTTAGCGATTTATGATTGCATGTCCTGG ATAAAGCCCAAAGTTGGGACAGTGTGCTTTGGTGTTGTTGCTAGTCAAGCAGCAATCATCCTTGCAGGCGGCGAAAAGGGAATGCGCTATGCGATGCCAAATGCTAGAGTAATGATTCATCAACCTCAAGGTGGATCAGAG GGTAATGTGGAGGAGGTGAGGCGACAGGTTGGAGAAACCGTCTATGCTCGTGAT AAAGTTGATAAAATGTTTGCTGCTTTCACCGGGCAACCACTTGACATGGTGCAACAGTGGACAGAGAGGGATCGGTTCATGTCTTCTTCAGAG GCCATGGATTTCGGATTGGTTGATGCCTTACTGGAAACAAGATACTAG